From the genome of Candidatus Electrothrix communis, one region includes:
- a CDS encoding PAS domain S-box protein produces the protein MQLTDKQQDKSFSSIRRLFLLLASGVCLFLSLTAFCTVLNWEKGRFEFDFEQLARNQAGQLEEAFHEYQIAVQFIGNFLEHTDGASRKEFKGFAEKVLETYPGMQAVSWNPRIRDDQRLIYEKAGQHEGFQYFQFTEKNSEEKTVRAGVRPEYVIVYYIEPLKGNEAALGFDIASNNKRLKSIQQARNSGEIVVTEKITLVQEGGDESGVLILSPVYKHGVPLDTVKARHAYLEGFSVGVLRIGQVVRENLFVDTPRLMNLYLCDVSSRQTDQLLYFAAGDGVDSSPDMQRIASEYHLESIFEVGGRHWKLLLTPSAVYKKSQSFILSWFVLVVSLLLCFFLVLYMFKIFGYTEKLERRRGQLKKLARQRRADLYTANKELEQEISEREKTGARLKKSEVRIRAVVDNLIDGVITIDRFGIIEFFNPAAESIFGFQADEVIGKKVNMLMPEPHYSQHDMYLENYKTTGNAQIIGSGREVPGRRKDGSVFPMALSVNLMDLDGKRMFTAIIRDISERKKREEKLTKFQKAVNEAGHAIYLTDKEGIIEYVNPAFEKITGYPAKEVFGCTPKLLDSGEMPASYFSKLWKTILGGDSWEEEIMNRRKNGKVYSARQTISPIIDQQDNVKGFVAIQMDITEQKSTEQALREKTSDLAERVKELNCLYGVASLIEESENVAAIFSGTVELLPASWKYPKITCGQIEVNGKIYQTKNFKETAWRQVQDIFVYGEKVGSIKVVYLEKMPDIHEGPFVAEERSLINALAERLGHVLERNQAREELLQAKEVAEAASQAKSEFLANMSHEIRTPMNAILGFSDILASQVIDKQQKKYLKSIRIAGKSLLTLINDILDLSKIEAGKLELHWEYIDLREICHEIEQIFSQKILEKHLDFIVEIAPDLPSALLSDETRLRQVLLNLLGNAVKFTDKGWIKLTVRLIRKNDSQGGGDLLISVQDTGIGIEESQQDVIFESFRQQDGQRTRKYEGTGLGLTITKRLVEMLNGDVTLRSTAGKGSEFTITLHNIQSDALQAVNSSQEHNIADPARKKFQASRVMVVDDTEANRQLFRLFLDGSGLEVIEVTSGKEALISVKKSAPQVIFMDIKMPNMDGYETLRRLKEKSTAKHISVIAFTASKSVDEKERIEKAGFDGCLFKPVDRNSLLAELAHFIPCSETETEAKSLSSEAMQDSNLSGIERLPDLILRLNGEMAEMWQGLQGAMEMDTAEDFARRLIALAQKHNAQELRTYGENLLSAVQHFEINGIQKILGDFETLLNTIQRRKE, from the coding sequence ATGCAGCTGACAGATAAACAACAAGATAAATCATTTTCTTCAATCCGTCGACTATTCCTGCTGCTGGCTTCAGGAGTCTGCCTGTTTTTGTCACTGACAGCATTCTGTACCGTCCTCAACTGGGAGAAAGGGCGTTTTGAGTTTGACTTTGAACAATTGGCCAGAAATCAGGCAGGCCAGCTTGAAGAAGCATTCCACGAGTATCAGATCGCCGTTCAATTTATCGGTAATTTTTTGGAGCATACTGACGGTGCCTCTCGAAAAGAATTTAAGGGGTTTGCGGAGAAGGTTCTTGAAACCTACCCCGGTATGCAGGCTGTCTCATGGAATCCAAGAATCCGTGACGATCAGCGGCTCATTTATGAAAAAGCCGGACAGCATGAGGGTTTTCAATATTTTCAATTTACCGAAAAAAATTCAGAAGAAAAAACGGTGCGGGCAGGCGTACGACCGGAATATGTCATAGTCTACTATATTGAGCCGCTTAAAGGAAACGAAGCCGCCTTGGGCTTTGATATCGCCTCTAACAACAAGCGCCTGAAAAGCATACAGCAGGCCAGAAACAGCGGTGAAATTGTGGTGACGGAAAAAATCACCTTGGTGCAGGAAGGAGGGGACGAATCCGGAGTGCTGATTTTATCTCCTGTCTACAAACATGGGGTGCCCCTGGACACCGTGAAAGCGAGGCACGCATACCTGGAAGGTTTTTCTGTCGGAGTTCTGCGCATTGGTCAGGTCGTTCGAGAGAATTTATTTGTTGACACACCGAGGTTGATGAATCTTTATCTGTGCGACGTATCAAGCAGACAAACTGATCAGTTGCTGTATTTCGCAGCTGGCGACGGCGTGGACTCCTCACCGGATATGCAACGAATTGCATCGGAGTATCATCTGGAAAGTATCTTTGAGGTCGGAGGACGGCATTGGAAACTTCTCTTGACACCGTCAGCCGTCTATAAAAAATCACAGAGTTTCATCTTGTCGTGGTTCGTGCTTGTCGTATCTCTGCTGCTCTGTTTTTTTCTTGTGCTGTATATGTTTAAAATATTTGGTTATACTGAAAAGCTAGAGCGGCGGCGGGGGCAGTTGAAAAAATTAGCGCGTCAAAGAAGAGCTGATTTATATACAGCCAACAAGGAGCTGGAACAGGAAATTTCCGAACGTGAAAAGACCGGAGCCAGGCTAAAAAAAAGTGAGGTGAGGATTCGCGCTGTTGTCGATAATCTGATTGACGGAGTAATAACCATAGACAGATTTGGAATTATTGAATTTTTTAATCCAGCCGCCGAGTCAATTTTTGGCTTTCAGGCAGACGAGGTGATTGGCAAAAAGGTTAATATGTTGATGCCGGAGCCCCATTACAGTCAGCACGACATGTATCTTGAAAATTACAAGACGACTGGAAATGCGCAAATTATCGGAAGTGGTCGTGAGGTGCCGGGCAGACGCAAAGACGGCTCTGTTTTTCCTATGGCTCTTTCCGTGAATCTGATGGATTTGGATGGAAAACGGATGTTCACCGCTATTATCCGCGATATCAGCGAACGAAAAAAACGCGAAGAAAAACTGACGAAATTTCAAAAGGCGGTCAATGAAGCCGGTCATGCTATATACCTTACCGACAAGGAGGGTATTATTGAATACGTGAACCCGGCTTTTGAAAAAATTACCGGCTATCCGGCAAAAGAAGTCTTCGGTTGCACTCCGAAACTTCTCGACTCAGGAGAGATGCCCGCCTCCTACTTTTCAAAATTATGGAAGACCATACTGGGCGGAGACTCCTGGGAGGAGGAAATAATGAACCGCCGCAAAAACGGTAAGGTATACAGCGCCCGACAGACCATCTCTCCTATTATCGATCAACAGGACAACGTCAAAGGATTTGTCGCTATCCAGATGGATATTACTGAACAAAAATCGACTGAACAGGCACTTCGAGAGAAAACCTCTGATCTGGCTGAGCGGGTCAAAGAATTGAATTGTCTTTACGGGGTCGCTTCGCTTATTGAGGAAAGCGAAAATGTCGCGGCAATTTTTTCTGGAACAGTGGAGCTCCTCCCTGCTTCCTGGAAGTATCCGAAAATCACCTGCGGACAAATTGAGGTCAACGGGAAAATATATCAAACAAAGAATTTTAAAGAAACCGCGTGGCGACAGGTTCAGGATATCTTTGTCTATGGAGAAAAAGTTGGCAGCATCAAGGTCGTCTACCTTGAAAAAATGCCAGATATTCATGAAGGACCATTTGTCGCGGAAGAACGCAGTTTGATCAACGCCCTTGCCGAACGTCTCGGTCATGTCCTTGAACGAAATCAGGCCAGGGAAGAGTTGCTCCAAGCAAAAGAGGTGGCAGAGGCAGCCAGCCAGGCCAAGAGTGAGTTCCTGGCGAATATGAGTCATGAAATCAGGACGCCGATGAATGCAATACTAGGCTTTTCTGATATCCTGGCCTCTCAGGTCATTGACAAACAACAAAAAAAATATTTAAAATCAATCCGAATAGCTGGCAAAAGCCTGTTAACCCTGATCAATGACATACTGGATCTTTCTAAAATTGAAGCGGGGAAATTGGAGCTGCACTGGGAATATATTGATCTGCGAGAAATATGCCACGAAATAGAACAGATCTTTTCGCAAAAAATCTTGGAAAAGCATCTGGATTTCATCGTTGAGATCGCTCCTGATCTCCCCTCAGCCCTGCTCTCTGATGAAACTCGGCTCAGACAGGTCCTCCTGAATCTGTTGGGAAATGCGGTAAAGTTCACTGATAAGGGCTGGATCAAACTGACGGTCCGGCTGATTCGAAAAAACGACAGTCAAGGCGGGGGCGATCTTCTCATTTCAGTACAAGACACAGGCATAGGGATTGAGGAAAGTCAGCAGGACGTCATATTCGAGTCTTTCCGCCAGCAGGACGGCCAGCGTACCCGAAAATATGAAGGAACAGGGTTGGGACTGACTATCACCAAGCGACTGGTGGAAATGCTGAACGGTGATGTTACCTTACGAAGTACTGCCGGAAAAGGCTCCGAATTCACGATAACCCTGCATAATATTCAATCTGACGCCCTGCAGGCCGTAAACTCATCCCAAGAACATAATATCGCTGATCCCGCTCGAAAGAAATTTCAAGCCTCCAGGGTTATGGTGGTCGATGACACGGAGGCGAACCGTCAATTATTCAGGCTGTTTCTGGATGGATCTGGTCTGGAGGTTATTGAGGTAACAAGCGGAAAAGAGGCCTTAATTTCAGTTAAAAAGTCTGCGCCTCAGGTTATTTTTATGGATATTAAAATGCCGAACATGGACGGTTATGAAACCCTGAGAAGGTTGAAGGAAAAATCGACAGCAAAACATATTTCCGTGATTGCTTTCACTGCGTCTAAAAGCGTCGATGAAAAGGAGAGAATAGAAAAAGCCGGTTTTGACGGCTGTCTCTTCAAACCTGTTGACCGGAACAGTCTTCTTGCAGAGTTGGCTCATTTTATCCCCTGTTCTGAAACTGAAACAGAAGCGAAGAGCTTATCATCTGAAGCAATGCAGGACTCGAACCTCTCAGGCATTGAGCGGCTCCCGGATCTGATTCTGCGTTTGAATGGTGAAATGGCGGAGATGTGGCAGGGCCTGCAAGGCGCCATGGAGATGGATACGGCTGAAGATTTCGCCCGGCGACTCATAGCTCTGGCGCAGAAGCATAATGCACAGGAACTGCGCACCTATGGGGAAAATCTGCTCAGCGCGGTCCAGCACTTTGAAATCAACGGCATTCAGAAAATATTAGGCGACTTCGAAACGCTGTTGAACACAATACAAAGGAGGAAAGAATGA
- a CDS encoding Spy/CpxP family protein refolding chaperone codes for MKKRLNKKIATAVLAGLLTISFLPMTANACRRGGGQGQGSGCAMKGGQNGKHFGGALGVWKNAQAVKDLGLSADQVGKLKDADFAAREKQLALRAEMDSLHLKMEQLFSADTVDEDAVRKLSKKIAIIKGQMIEQRTETRLILRKLFTPEQHDKLSTLRQNRRSAGQGKNGMNKSCKMNGQGGGGNGNGKGMNKGQGRM; via the coding sequence ATGAAAAAACGTCTCAATAAAAAAATCGCTACTGCTGTACTGGCCGGTCTACTTACGATATCCTTTCTTCCCATGACGGCAAATGCCTGTCGTAGAGGAGGCGGGCAAGGACAAGGCAGTGGCTGCGCTATGAAAGGCGGACAAAACGGAAAACATTTCGGTGGTGCTTTGGGTGTCTGGAAAAACGCACAGGCAGTAAAAGATCTGGGGCTGAGCGCTGATCAGGTCGGCAAGCTGAAAGATGCTGATTTTGCGGCCCGAGAAAAACAGCTGGCCCTGCGGGCGGAGATGGACAGCCTGCACCTGAAAATGGAGCAGCTTTTTTCAGCAGATACAGTAGATGAAGATGCTGTACGGAAATTATCGAAAAAGATAGCAATCATCAAAGGCCAGATGATTGAGCAACGGACCGAAACCCGCCTGATCCTCCGGAAATTGTTCACCCCAGAGCAGCATGACAAACTGAGTACCCTGCGACAAAACCGCCGCAGTGCTGGACAGGGGAAGAACGGTATGAATAAATCCTGCAAAATGAACGGTCAGGGCGGGGGAGGTAATGGTAACGGTAAAGGCATGAACAAAGGCCAGGGAAGAATGTAA
- a CDS encoding DUF4405 domain-containing protein, which translates to MKMTRDWITPITTGAFLLTAVTGVLLFFHAATGLNKAVHEWLSWVFLVGAVVHLVLNFAPFKKYLTQRKAQVLMGSFVLLLALSFVPMGEEGHHDSPFVPSIKALAQAPLTTLAQVARISPEQLRERLAGEGLAVNSDQQTISELVGDDFRAQVHLLEELLEEEH; encoded by the coding sequence ATGAAAATGACGCGTGATTGGATCACCCCCATAACAACAGGAGCATTCCTGCTGACCGCCGTGACCGGCGTTCTCCTTTTTTTCCATGCAGCCACCGGCCTGAACAAAGCTGTTCACGAATGGCTGAGCTGGGTTTTTCTGGTCGGTGCGGTTGTGCATCTTGTGCTTAATTTCGCACCCTTTAAAAAATACCTCACCCAGCGCAAGGCGCAGGTGCTGATGGGCAGCTTTGTCCTGCTTTTGGCACTCAGTTTTGTACCGATGGGCGAAGAAGGTCATCATGATTCTCCGTTTGTACCGTCGATCAAGGCCTTGGCCCAAGCACCGCTGACGACTCTGGCCCAAGTTGCCCGAATCAGCCCGGAACAACTGCGTGAGCGACTGGCAGGTGAAGGACTTGCTGTCAATTCTGACCAACAGACCATCAGTGAACTGGTCGGCGATGATTTCCGCGCTCAAGTACACCTTTTAGAGGAGTTACTCGAAGAAGAGCATTAA
- a CDS encoding diguanylate cyclase, with protein sequence MIGLAEQALILIVDDNPHNLQVVANIVKENGLKVAVAQNGRQALDFLQTKLPDLVLMDIMMPDMDGLETCRRMKKNEQSRDIPVIFITALSGTEDVIRAFDAGGGDYITKPFVKEEVQARINVHLKLKKAMEKMKKMSVTDEMTGVFNRRYAFHVLNREINVSQREKKKFVVCYVDIDKLKIVNDTYGHDAGDELIKTVVNAFTDNIRASDYLFRMGGDEFMLVFPDANLADMENLVSRLQEILNKKELYSIPIDFSYGFAEFGPEDDMTYEELIKEADTCMFDQKVKKRRRLIKS encoded by the coding sequence ATGATTGGCTTAGCTGAACAGGCACTGATCCTGATTGTTGACGACAATCCTCACAACCTGCAGGTAGTCGCCAATATTGTTAAGGAAAACGGATTGAAAGTGGCAGTAGCGCAAAACGGTCGGCAGGCACTTGATTTCCTCCAGACAAAATTGCCGGATCTCGTTCTTATGGACATCATGATGCCGGATATGGACGGACTGGAGACATGTCGGCGCATGAAAAAAAACGAACAGAGCAGAGATATTCCAGTCATCTTCATAACCGCTCTGTCGGGTACAGAAGATGTCATCAGGGCCTTTGATGCGGGCGGCGGGGATTACATTACTAAACCTTTTGTGAAGGAAGAGGTACAGGCCAGAATAAATGTTCATCTAAAACTGAAAAAAGCGATGGAAAAAATGAAGAAGATGTCGGTGACCGATGAAATGACCGGTGTCTTCAATCGTCGCTACGCCTTCCATGTCCTGAATCGAGAAATCAATGTATCACAGAGGGAGAAAAAAAAATTCGTTGTCTGTTATGTAGATATTGACAAGTTGAAGATTGTTAATGACACCTATGGTCATGATGCGGGGGACGAACTCATTAAGACAGTTGTCAATGCCTTTACAGACAATATTAGGGCATCCGACTATCTCTTTCGAATGGGCGGAGATGAATTCATGCTTGTTTTTCCCGATGCAAATCTTGCAGACATGGAAAATCTTGTCAGTAGGCTTCAGGAGATTTTAAATAAAAAAGAACTTTACAGTATCCCTATTGATTTCAGTTACGGTTTTGCGGAATTCGGCCCGGAAGACGATATGACGTATGAAGAACTGATCAAAGAGGCAGATACCTGCATGTTTGATCAAAAAGTGAAAAAAAGGCGACGGCTTATTAAGAGCTGA
- a CDS encoding GNVR domain-containing protein yields MNMLPDTQLVFVTGEGLVTDQLSFHILLNDKIMPIFFTSLKKYTVGMTIVFFLVALTVAGIALLHSPMFQAEARINIPEIKREGRTEKPSDRAMPSTSLPNAPVHQGITLQTAVEILQGNVLAEQVMTAIGITQLFPGLEQNTQGEEDFLSHALAAFQQQLTVTPIKETRIIKITFQHPDAAMSAQVAETLVRLFQKEYRGFQHPQEALQNEQLLFSRQKMHQAARALSMFQQKNQLFIVGEDPEKITQQYDKLQTLLSTEQVDLHEQLTQLNKLEEHYANTLKPDTQDREQMKREEFTEERKDLLRLKIYEQNLREKYGEGGTGDRLIASVRLQITSLEKLLYTQAGVPEKEHKELQDTAEQVVLAKITHRKQQEKTDLLQRQIHQLENKLQRVTEQDGVISELRQQAENTRKAYVGLIEEIAAEQKNSEHSEQIRIIEKPVKPPAPIKPQKKHIVLLALACGLIGSLLYGMLQLLRNGASAH; encoded by the coding sequence ATGAATATGCTGCCGGACACTCAGCTTGTCTTTGTTACAGGAGAAGGCTTGGTTACCGACCAATTATCTTTCCATATCCTTTTGAACGACAAAATAATGCCTATTTTTTTTACCTCTCTCAAAAAATATACTGTCGGAATGACGATTGTCTTTTTCCTTGTCGCATTAACTGTTGCAGGCATTGCCTTGCTTCATTCTCCTATGTTTCAAGCAGAAGCACGCATCAATATACCGGAAATAAAAAGAGAAGGAAGAACAGAGAAACCATCTGACAGGGCCATGCCAAGCACCTCTCTCCCCAACGCTCCTGTGCATCAAGGAATAACCTTGCAAACAGCAGTTGAAATACTTCAGGGCAATGTGCTGGCCGAACAGGTCATGACAGCCATAGGGATAACGCAACTTTTCCCAGGCCTTGAACAGAACACGCAAGGTGAAGAAGATTTCCTTTCCCATGCCCTTGCTGCCTTTCAGCAGCAGCTGACAGTCACACCGATCAAGGAAACCCGCATCATAAAAATTACTTTTCAGCATCCAGATGCAGCAATGTCTGCCCAGGTTGCCGAAACCCTCGTCCGATTATTCCAAAAGGAATACAGGGGGTTCCAACATCCTCAAGAGGCATTGCAAAACGAACAGCTTCTGTTCTCACGCCAAAAAATGCATCAGGCAGCACGGGCCTTGTCCATGTTCCAACAAAAGAACCAGCTTTTTATCGTTGGAGAGGATCCTGAAAAAATCACGCAGCAATATGACAAGCTGCAAACACTGCTCTCTACAGAGCAAGTGGATCTGCATGAGCAGTTAACTCAGCTGAACAAATTGGAAGAGCATTACGCAAATACTCTCAAGCCAGACACACAGGACAGGGAGCAGATGAAGCGAGAAGAGTTCACCGAGGAAAGGAAGGACCTCCTTCGTTTGAAGATCTACGAGCAAAATCTTAGAGAAAAATATGGAGAAGGAGGCACAGGGGATCGACTTATTGCCAGTGTCCGCCTCCAGATCACGTCGTTAGAAAAACTCCTGTATACGCAAGCCGGGGTCCCAGAAAAAGAACACAAGGAGCTGCAAGATACTGCGGAGCAAGTTGTTCTTGCCAAAATTACCCATCGCAAGCAGCAGGAAAAAACAGACCTCTTGCAACGACAGATCCACCAATTAGAAAATAAATTACAGCGCGTGACAGAGCAGGACGGAGTGATAAGCGAACTCCGCCAACAGGCTGAAAATACCAGAAAAGCATATGTGGGCCTTATTGAAGAGATTGCCGCAGAACAAAAAAACAGCGAACATTCTGAACAAATACGGATTATTGAGAAGCCTGTGAAGCCGCCTGCACCGATCAAACCACAAAAAAAACATATTGTGCTTCTGGCCCTTGCTTGCGGCTTGATCGGCAGTCTTTTATACGGGATGCTACAGCTGCTTCGTAACGGCGCATCAGCACATTGA